The Podospora pseudocomata strain CBS 415.72m chromosome 3, whole genome shotgun sequence genome window below encodes:
- a CDS encoding hypothetical protein (COG:Q; EggNog:ENOG503NXHY), with amino-acid sequence MSAIMVSYDHTSYPCVRIHTPLSRRGTGPGLIIVSGDDYEVHDDRVSQTLDPHPTKKWAEEGYAVAEVGVGLVQREQHDRVDRVLELKNQLTEAVDKLRATPECQGEEIGLIAFHHEHISRHLLDAVKEFPQIKAVIFYGWSPSEASHVPVLAHLAGNTRPSSHVPGVTIYTYPSAKDHLFALPTHASFLASAVSVSHTRCLSFLKPKTKGPYFDLEAIWDEHTRFEFEDRSVEETMKTMVDEPYVNHVPTLTGGIGRAALTRFYRDHFIFSNPDDAKLELVSRTVGIDRVVDEFLFQCTHTRTIDWLIPGIPPTGRKLSVPMTSIVNIRGDKLYHEHIAWDQGTVLRQLGLLPEYLPFPGTQLEYRVPVAGIETSSKMVDENSCASNEMLDYQVREVREVREVGE; translated from the exons ATGTCAGCCATCATGGTGAGCTACGACCACACAAGCTATCCGTGCGTCAGGATACATACCCCGCTTTCTCGGCGGGGAACTGGGCCTGGCCTCATCATTGTCTCTGGCGACGACTATGAGGTGCACGACGACCGCGTTAGCCAAACACTGGATCCGCACCCGACCAAGAAATGGGCAGAAGAGGGATATGCGGTGGCCGAGGTGGGGGTAGGTCTGGTCCAGAGGGAGCAACACGATCGCGTCGACAGAGTGCTTGAGCTCAAGAACCAGCTCACTGAGGCTGTTGATAAACTGAGGGCGACGCCAGAATGTCAGGGCGAAGAAATTGGCTTGATTG CATTTCACCACGAGCACATCTCCAGGCATCTCCTCGATGCTGTCAAGGAATTTCCTCAGATCAAGGCAGTCATCTTTTATGGCTGGTCACCAAGCGAAGCATCGCACGTCCCGGTTCTTGCCCACCTGGCTGGGAACACTCGTCCCAGCAGTCATGTTCCGGGGGTGACCATCTACACCTACCCGTCTGCCAAAGACCACCTCTTTGCTCTGCCAACTCATGCATCATTTTTGGCGAGCGCCGTCTCCGTCTCCCACACTCGCTGCTTGTCTTTTCTCAAGCCCAAAACGAAGGGCCCATACTTTGACCTGGAAGCTATATGGGACGAACACACGCGGTTCGAGTTTGAAGACCGCAGTGTGGAGGAAACAATGAAGACGATGGTGGATGAGCCCTATGTGAACCATGTGCCCACCTTGACGGGTGGCATCGGGCGAGCAGCCCTGACGAGGTTTTACCGGGACCACTTCATCTTCAGCAACCCCGACGACGCCAAACTCGAACTGGTGAGCCGCACCGTGGGCATTGACCGGGTGGTGGACGAGTTTCTGTTTCAGTGCACTCACACCAGAACCATTGACTGGCT GATCCCTGGAATTCCCCCTACCGGAAGGAAGCTGAGTGTGCCCATGACCAGCATTGTCAACATTCGCGGCGATAAGCTCTACCACGAACATATTGCTTGGGACCAGGGAACGGTTCTTCGACAGCTCGGGCTGCTCCCAGAATATCTGCCATTCCCAGGGACCCAGTTAGAGTACCGTGTGCCGGTGGCCGGGATAGAGACGTCAAGCAAGATGGTGGATGAGAATTCGTGTGCTTCGAATGAGATGTTGGACTAtcaggtgagggaggtgagggaggtgagggaggtgggggagtaA
- a CDS encoding hypothetical protein (BUSCO:EOG09260UXC; EggNog:ENOG503NU02; COG:S), with product MGSQNGDTPVSSLPELLEQGKYLEVLLSEPGKALIRSYVHQQQSPSPPPQDQNHNSNSKIVGLAAFNAFLQGNVTGPVLDDTLLSRVEKAFGTTENERKDLARRCLAELQVDGVGVYAYVPLLELFGLARWVLLGLGDDEKERLRVNVWHYKLLTEPSLGSGSSFNKGLQWCEVPSLRAEIERALEGGQEKDGEALVERAMVWIMLGQEKKARRVLEEARRERGFVYTLTGALGKRTKFQERSTSQLVVLARSKGAFESGGGEVRPEGLKLNDDTLLEELKFDKEGGETDIGERDDEKEDVPVELRDIKPDEQPQLAPLDQIILLAEATLKDAFSPADTLTSEEVLPFAVRVISDQGKTNWQIYTHALLVRSRIEVHRSRTMERGVLQMQAVVDQVVVDTTQPERAQTQEEKEGEEENGVPEIKVSVHGDEAAPVDNKPKSFFPAAKPSETAPPEVRLRYIHTLSSPPRWHLESELAYSWAGVGSLVSAMEIFKRLRLWAEVALCYASNAAREDEGGRGKDGEARAKAILRWRLFNKTGTAPENSEQDADEEDVDLDKIREADYHGPQRTPPPSNAPRLWCLLGDLENEKKYYERAWEISGQRYARAQKSLGEYYLQQKDLLSARDAYKQAVHVNRLSNELWNRLGDISLRMGEFADAAEAFSRAISSSDSNGGEDARTWSNLGSAFYSLYVERVKELRQQNENGVSAESAAVPGDDEDEETVEKKEAKDPKTLLTQSLHAYKKGASISHDNWRIWDNVITLASRLRPIAVQEVLLGLQHVVRIRKSEDAVDVDVLRLLLNEAVLSVEKPAGMGIYDPPRGSTERAVVQFLETSIVPLITARSEFWELITRERVWKRDFAGAIDAAEKAWRAAMGGAGGGLLPGSSSTGPDGKSRNWLEDKDAWALVVERTDELVSVLENYGEEVPEIGGKWKGKARLAVRSVMGKGKEAWEDTEEWDRLKGLLEGLK from the coding sequence ATGGGGTCACAAAACGGCGATACCCCCGTTTCCTCCTTGCCTGAGCTTTTGGAGCAAGGCAAATACCTCGAGGTTTTGCTGTCTGAACCAGGCAAAGCGCTGATTCGGAGCTATgtccaccagcagcagtcgccatcaccaccaccacaggaCCAGaatcacaacagcaacagcaaaatTGTCGGACTAGCCGCTTTTAACGCTTTCTTGCAGGGGAATGTCACCGGCCCTGTGCTTGAcgacaccctcctctcccgggTCGAGAAAGCGTTTGGGACGACGGAGAATGAGAGGAAGGATCTCGCGAGGAGATGCCTGGCGGAGCTGcaggtggatggggtgggggtgtaCGCGTATGTCCCGCTGTTGGAACTTtttgggttggcgaggtgggttttgttggggttgggcgatgatgagaaggagaggttgagggtgaatGTCTGGCATTACAAGCTCTTGACGGAGCCGAGTTTGGGGAGCGGGAGCAGTTTCAACAAGGGGTTGCAGTGGTGTGAGGTGCCCAGTTTGAGGGCGGAGATTGAGCGGGcgctggagggggggcaggaaAAGGACGGGGAGGCGTTGGTCGAGAGGGCCATGGTCTGGATTATGCTtgggcaggagaagaaggctaggagggtgctggaggaggcgaggagggagagggggtttgtttatACGCTTACTGGAGCTTTGGGTAAGAGGACGAAGTTTCAGGAGAGGAGCACGAGTCAACTTGTTGTTTTGGCGAGGAGTAAGGGGGCGTTTGAgagcgggggtggggaggtgaggcCCGAGGGGCTGAAGTTGAATGATGATACTTTgctggaggagttgaagTTTGAtaaagaggggggagagacGGATATcggggagagggatgatgagaaggaggatgtgcCGGTGGAGTTGAGGGATATCAAACCGGATGAGCAGCCGCAGCTCGCGCCGCTGGATCAGATTATCTTGTTGGCGGAGGCTACGCTCAAAGATGCGTTCTCACCGGCGGACACTTTGACCTCGGAGGAGGTGTTGCCTTTTGCGGTGAGGGTCATCTCGGATCAGGGCAAGACAAACTGGCAGATTTATACGCATGCGCTGCTGGTGAGGTCGAGGATTGAGGTGCACAGGAGCAGGACgatggagagaggggtgCTGCAGAtgcaggcggtggtggatcaGGTCGTTGTTGATACCACACAGCCGGAGCGTGCCCAGAcgcaagaggagaaggagggagaggaggagaatggggTACCGGAAATCAAGGTCTCTGTGCATGGCGACGAAGCTGCCCCCGTCGACAACAAGCCAAAATCTTTCTTCCCCGCCGCCAAACCGTCAGAGACAGCACCTCCAGAAGTCAGATTGCGGTACATTCACACGCTGAGCTCGCCACCACGATGGCATCTGGAGTCAGAGCTGGCCTACTCCTGGGCTGGTGTCGGATCGCTGGTGTCCGCCATGGAGATCTTCAAGCGCCTTCGCCTGTGGGCAGAGGTGGCACTTTGCTATGCCAGTAATGCCGCGAGGGAAGACGAAGGCGGGCGCGGAAAGGATGGAGAGGCCAGGGCAAAGGCTATCCTCCGGTGGAGGCTATTCAACAAGACGGGAACCGCCCCTGAGAACTCGGAGCAAGACGcagacgaggaagacgtgGACCTTGACAAGATCAGAGAGGCCGACTACCACGGCCCCCAGCGGACGCCACCGCCCTCCAACGCCCCTCGCCTGTGGTGTCTTCTTGGAGACCTTGAGAACGAAAAGAAATACTACGAGCGGGCCTGGGAGATTTCGGGTCAACGATATGCCAGAGCCCAAAAGTCGTTGGGAGAATACTACTTGCAACAAAAGGATCTGCTCAGCGCCCGAGATGCGTACAAACAGGCGGTGCACGTCAACAGGCTGAGCAACGAGTTGTGGAACCGTCTGGGAGACATCAGCTTGCGCATGGGAGAGTTTGCCGATGCCGCTGAGGCGTTTAGCAGAGCCATCTCGTCCTCCGACTCCaatggcggcgaggatgccAGGACGTGGAGTAACCTCGGCAGCGCCTTTTACAGTCTCTATGTCGAGCGGGTCAAGGAGTTGAGGCAGCAAAACGAGAACGGCGTGTCAGCCGAGTCAGCCGCTGTccctggtgatgatgaagacgaggagacggttgagaagaaggaggcaaAGGACCCAAAGACTTTGCTGACCCAGTCGTTGCATGCCTACAAGAAGGGGGCTTCGATTTCGCATGACAACTGGCGCATCTGGGACAATGTTATTACCCTGGCCTCTCGGCTGCGACCGATTGCTGTCCAGGAGGTTCTTCTCGGCTTGCAGCATGTGGTTAGGATCAGGAAGAGCGAGGAcgcggttgatgttgatgttttgAGGCTACTGCTCAACGAGGCTGTGTTGTCTGTGGAGAAGCCGGCTGGAATGGGCATCTACGACCCCCCTCGTGGATCGACCGAGAGAGCGGTGGTGCAGTTCTTGGAGACGTCGATTGTTCCCCTGATTACGGCCCGTTCTGAGTTCTGGGAGCTCATCACCAGAGAGCGAGTTTGGAAGAGAGACTTTGCGGGCGCCATTGACGCGGCTGAAAAGGCCTGGCGCGCTGCCatgggtggtgctggcggtggcTTGCTCCCCGGTTCCAGCAGCACAGGGCCTGATGGGAAGAGCAGGAACTGGTTGGAGGACAAGGATGCGTGGGCCCTTGTTGTCGAGAGAACAGATGAATTGGTCTCGGTCCTCGAGAActatggcgaggaggttccCGAAATCGGGGGCAAGTGGAAAGGCAAGGCTCGGTTGGCCGTCAGAAGTGTCATGGGCAAGGGCAAAGAGGCCTGGGAGGACACGGAAGAGTGGGATAGACTCAAGGGCTTGCTGGAGGGACTAAAGTAG
- the MET8 gene encoding Bifunctional dehydrogenase and ferrochelatase (EggNog:ENOG503NYT8; COG:H): MAESRPQEKYPAIQGGGSLMIAWQVKGKPVLVIGGGEVAAGRIVHLLNADAVVTVICPSSGLNAEVSYRVAQKQVTHVDRIFLPSDLDDKDWSMVLVAIDDPAASTQIWKLCKQKRLVANIADVPPECDFYFGSVHRDGPLQIMVSTNGKGPRLASMIRRFIAKQLPSNAGRAIEAIGELRVKLRQVAPEPEEGPKRMSWMKDVSDRYSWEEMCEMTDEDMTNLLTFYEPNRVPSFHDLRGMRASAIEAAKADVFDGSFGFSVGV; the protein is encoded by the exons ATGGCTGAATCACGACCGCAGGAAAAGTACCCCGCCATCCAGGGCGGCGGGAGCCTGATGATTGCATGGCAGGTCAAGGGCAAACCTGTCCTTgtcatcggcggcggtgag GTAGCAGCAGGACGGAttgtccacctcctcaacgcCGATGCCGTCGTCACCGTCATCTGTCCCTCGAGCGGCCTGAACGCCGAAGTCTCGTACCGTGTCGCCCAAAAGCAGGTAACCCACGTCGACCggatcttcctcccctcggACCTCGACGACAAGGACTGGTCTATGGTCCTCGTAGCCATCGACGATCCTGCCGCCTCGACCCAGATCTGGAAGCTGTGCAAGCAGAAGCGCCTGGTGGCCAACATTGCCGATGTCCCGCCCGAGTGCGACTTTTACTTTGGCAGCGTGCACCGCGATGGACCGCTACAGATCATGGTGTCCACCAATGGCAAGGGGCCGAGGCTGGCGAGCATGATCAGACGCTTCATTGCGAAGCAGCTGCCGTCCAATGCTGGGAGGGCCATTGAGGCCATTGGCGAGCTGCGCGTCAAGCTGCGCCAGGTTGCGCCCGAACCCGAGGAGGGCCCCAAGCGCATGTCCTGGATGAAGGACGTGAGCGACAGGTACAGCTGGGAGGAGATGTGTGAGATGACGGACGAAGACATGACCAACCTGCTCACGTTCTATGAGCCCAACAGGGTGCCAAGCTTCCATGATCTCAGGGGGATGAGAGCAAGTGCTATCGAAGCAGCCAAGGCAGATGTGTTCGACGGGTCGTTCGGGTTCAGCGTTGGTGTATGA
- the SMY2 gene encoding kinesin-like protein (COG:S; EggNog:ENOG503NUVE): MPTGLSSSFASAAAGQTRDSRGNGRVDAGRTGGSGEWPRSNGTRTFRRPSTTPFNQNPSSNPADLMQSSVSDTPSSYPNSQPGFGEGAAKYTREELLDIFNSIEPAKMDVSSLLEPNWNPGHLNGSHPSARPWGKSGDSGHTPQDPSVCWDADGSVKPIGLEDMTEEERLMFSTDVNSTMKPPQPKQPQEGSTPQGGGINGRKTSVNASNYPLASPSTSRPVTRRRETADTNPFPSASVASPTASRFSRDEWFPRRNTAEVKEMTDEPEEDHNLREAPAKNQPFALRANTGGPTGFGSASSLWGPGTPTSSSGIGGGAFGNFAIPTPTTAEKRFPSSGGSRLAHLIPKDSTESAAPKASDAASWRPRQRTDTDPFTNRDDGASGSAALGGAQDNSPPLASAQPLRGNSVFDTPVKGSAGDFGMANLRLGDRGDGHGPNSPSDTNPFRSPTAVDGREEQQDDHHDRQHHDVLRNNQPGPAPDNHSGYSTLPRSFGATGPFDGSDRSQTSSVGAKGFPAVNHLGGWPSAPSVGTPDRDRSFNPFGPGIFGPITDLPSPGLGGLNSVFGVPTTSRLARGKLESLFPTAMQAPIHPHDQDGLADSIPDLRQANPLGAIGRGAIGLPREATSPVRGNRAAFEDMYSTPDQTRSPFSAPDQDQQGLTSTAPGQSFPTTGGPSFVSGQAGGDPGSVRTMVMPDRMRWVYLDPQQVVQGPFSGLEMNDWYKANFFTPDLRVKRLEDRDFEPLGQLIRRIGNSREPFLVPQMGIPHGPAPPAGGYGPGVSDPVPPLQNAFPSFGRTLTAAQQNDLERRKQEEQMYHARARELAQFSRHPLQTSVPSTLQHHSSIHSLQSQPSFGSMTSPITMPPQPPIGPMVPGAPFFDSGAGIAPGPAQPPIGPSADLFPADLNLSERQMLANMQATGSLPAVFPSQSGGANAADGGLQSQLPHVDQLQQDSEGFKDRLLQFQDLRSERDAEEAAATATAQARKVIDEVVKQEEPAPADSAPAPISAPVPAPAAPETLVAAPESAVARKAAAPAQSELSLTEKVRKTQADNAKSAQKPSVSGLPMPFPPPQNAPLPAPTAQRPASNLPSQYGDRSASGTPDTSSEGAPLAPPPTAPWAPQPGAEAHKGPSLKEIQEAEAKKAAKKEEAAAAARRAALEQETAALLAREKAAAAASIGLPATSTWGTGSPVSAASGSPWKQPTVVKTPVSASTPSKKTLADIQREEELRKQKAKEADRQASAAAGAALGKRYADLASKTSSPAGIAPAGPATQAMTGGGWSTVGAGGKVKVPTGPAAQNRSASTTGIKPSATPVAPKATPKPAQTSLKDARNLALDEFKNWVRRELTRGAIKEADGLTNTLLEMPLDQPDIISDVVYSCEYTLNGKDFAMEFVRRKKLADKGIIEKDSTAASMPSDAKMVSNNGWSEVAKKGSSSAQAAKEEAAVPGFRVVPSKKKGKK, from the exons ATGCCTACAGGCCTGTCTTCCAGCTTCGcctctgccgccgccggccaaACCCGAGATTCCAGAGGAAACGGACGAGTCGACGCGGGACGTACTGGCGGGAGCGGTGAATG GCCGCGCTCGAATGGGACTAGGACTTTCCGCCGACCCTCTACCACTCCCTTCAACCAAAACCCCTCGTCCAACCCCGCCGATCTCATGCAGTCTTCCGTTTCCGACACGCCTTCTTCGTATCCAAACAGCCAGCCAGgctttggggagggggccgcGAAATACACCagggaggagctgctcgATATCTTCAATAGTATTGAACCCGCCAAGATGGATGTCTCCAGTCTTTTGGAGCCGAATTGGAACCCGGGCCATTTGAACGGTAGCCATCCCTCTGCTCGTCCATGGGGCAAAAGTGGCGACTCGGGCCATACCCCACAGGATCCCAGCGTGTGTTGGGACGCAGATGGCAGTGTCAAGCCCATCGGTTTAGAGGACatgaccgaggaggagcgcctCATGTTTTCGACTGATGTGAACTCGACCATGAAGCCACCTCAGCCGAAACAGCCCCAAGAGGGGAGCACCCCTCAAGGCGGGGGCATCAACGGTCGCAAGACGTCTGTGAACGCCTCGAATTACCCTCTCGCCTCCCCGTCGACCTCCCGCCCTGTGACCAGGCGTAGGGAGACGGCTGACACGAACCCGTTTCCATCTGCGTCTGTGGCCTCGCCGACAGCCTCTCGCTTCTCCCGGGATGAGTGGTTTCCCCGCCGCAACACGGCCGAGGTCAAAGAGATGACGGATGAGCCAGAAGAAGACCACAATTTACGCGAGGCTCCGGCCAAGAATCAACCTTTTGCACTGCGTGCCAACACTGGCGGTCCGACTGGCTTTGGCAGTGCTAGTTCTCTCTGGGGCCCAGGCACGCCCACCTCGAGTTCTGGAATCGGTGGTGGAGCATTTGGCAACTTTGCCATTCCCACGCCCACCACTGCCGAGAAGCGCTTCCCATCTTCGGGCGGGAGTCGTCTTGCGCACCTGATCCCGAAGGACTCGACTGAGAGCGCAGCGCCCAAAGCAAGTGATGCCGCCAGCTGGCGTCCTCGCCAGCGGACTGATACAGACCCGTTTACGAACCGGGACGATGGTGCATCTGGCAGTGCAGCTTTGGGCGGGGCTCAGGACAACAGTCCGCCTCTGGCCTCGGCCCAGCCGCTGCGCGGCAACAGTGTTTTCGACACCCCTGTGAAGGGAAGCGCCGGCGACTTTGGCATGGCCAATCTGCGTCTTGGTGACCGCGGCGATGGACATGGCCCAAACAGTCCCTCGGACACGAACCCTTTCCGCAGCCCCACTGCGGTGGACGGCCGCGAGGAGCAGCAAGACGACCATCACGACCGTCAGCACCACGATGTTCTCCGCAACAACCAGCCCGGCCCAGCCCCTGACAACCATTCTGGCTACAGCACGCTTCCTCGTTCTTTCGGGGCTACTGGCCCCTTTGACGGCAGCGATCGGAGCCAGACCTCTAGTGTCGGTGCCAAGGGCTTCCCCGCTGTTAACCATCTGGGCGGTTGGCCTTCTGCACCCTCTGTTGGCACTCCCGATCGTGATCGATCTTTCAACCCGTTCGGACCTGGCATTTTCGGGCCCATTACCGATCTCCCGTCCCCTGGCCTGGGCGGTCTCAACAGCGTCTTCGGCGTGCCCACTACCTCGAGACTTGCCCGTGGAAAGCTCGAGTCTCTTTTCCCGACGGCCATGCAGGCTCCAATCCACCCTCACGACCAAGACGGGCTCGCTGATTCTATCCCTGATCTTCGTCAAGCCAATCCTCTGGGTGCTATTGGCCGTGGTGCCATTGGTTTGCCCCGTGAAGCCACTAGTCCTGTCCGGGGCAACCGGGCTGCGTTTGAGGATATGTATTCGACTCCTGACCAGACCCGTTCTCCTTTCTCCGCCCCCGATCAAGACCAGCAGGGTCTCACGAGCACCGCCCCGGGCCAGTCAttccccaccaccggcggTCCTTCCTTCGTCTCTGGCCAGGCTGGAGGAGATCCGGGCTCGGTCAGAACCATGGTCATGCCGGACAGGATGCGCTGGGTTTATCTCGATCCCCAGCAAGTAGTTCAAGGGCCCTTCAGCGGTCTCGAGATGAATGACTGGTACAAGGCGAACTTCTTCACGCCTGACCTTCGGGTCAAACGGCTGGAGGATCGTGACTTTGAGCCTCTTGGTCAGCTTATCCGGCGCATCGGAAACTCCCGGGAGCCTTTCCTCGTGCCGCAAATGGGTATCCCTCATGGCCCTGCTCCTCCCGCTGGGGGCTACGGTCCTGGAGTGTCTGATCCTGTCCCGCCTCTTCAGAAcgccttcccttccttcgGTCGCACCCTTACCGCTGCTCAGCAGAATGACCTTGAACGCCGTAAGCAGGAGGAACAAATGTATCATGCCAGAGCGCGAGAGCTGGCTCAGTTTtcccgccaccccctccaaacctctGTGCCCAGCACGCTCCAGCACCACTCCAGCATCCACAGCCTGCAGAGTCAGCCCAGCTTTGGCAGCATGACGtctcccatcaccatgcctcctcagcctcccaTTGGTCCCATGGTTCCGGGCGCCCCTTTTTTTGATTCGGGTGCTGGCATCGCCCCCGGTCCTGCGCAGCCCCCCATTGGACCTTCTGCCGACCTTTTTCCTGCGGATCTGAACCTCAGTGAGCGCCAGATGCTCGCCAACATGCAGGCCACCGGGTCACTGCCGGCCGTTTTCCCCTCGCAGTCAGGGGGTGCCAATGCTGCCGATGGTGGCCTCCAGAGCCAACTCCCTCATGTCGACCAGCTTCAGCAAGACTCCGAGGGCTTCAAGGACAGGCTCCTCCAGTTTCAAGATCTCCGCTCTGAGCGTGATGCTGAAGAGGCGGCCGCCACTGCCACTGCCCAGGCCCGCAAGGTCATCGACGAGGTTGTCAAGCAAGAAGAGCCAGCGCCGGCTGATTCTGCCCCCGCTCCCATTTCAGCTCCCGTGCccgctcctgctgctcccgaGACTCTCGTCGCGGCCCCCGAGTCCGCTGTCGCCAGGAAGGCTGCTGCCCCAGCCCAGTCTGAACTGTCTCTGACCGAGAAGGTGCGTAAGACGCAGGCCGATAACGCCAAGTCGGCGCAGAAGCCTTCTGTTTCTGGTCTTCCCAtgcccttcccccccccgcAAAACGCCCCTCTGCCTGCTCCCACGGCGCAGCGTCCTGCTTCCAACCTCCCTAGTCAGTATGGCGACCGGTCCGCCTCTGGAACTCCTGACACTTCTTCTGAGGGTGCCCCTCttgcccctccccctacCGCTCCCTGGGCTCCTCAGCCTGGTGCTGAGGCTCACAAGGGCCCAAGTCTGAAGGAAATTcaagaggccgaggccaagaaggctgccaagaaggaggaagccgCAGCCGCCGCTAGACGCGCGGCACTCGAGCAGGAGACGGCAGCTCTTCTGGCGCGTGAGaaggcggctgctgctgccagtATCGGTCTTCCTGCCACTAGTACCTGGGGTACCGGCTCGCCAGTCAGCGCGGCCAGTGGCAGCCCCTGGAAGCAGCCCACGGTCGTCAAGACTCCCGTGTCTGCCAGCACTCCCTCCAAGAAAACTCTGGCCGACATTCAGCGTGAGGAGGAACTGCGCAAgcagaaggccaaggaggctgaTCGCCAGGCCAGCGCTGCTGCCGGTGCCGCTCTTGGCAAGCGTTATGCCGATCTTGCCAGCAAGACGTCGTCGCCCGCTGGTATTGCGCCCGCTGGCCCCGCGACACAAGCCATGactggaggtggatggtctACTGTGGGGGCTGGcggcaaggtcaaggttcCTACGGGTCCCGCTGCTCAGAACCGGTCTGCTAGCACCACCGGTATCAAGCCCTCGGCCACGCCGGTTGCGCCCAAGGCCACACCCAAGCCTGCCCAGACATCGCTCAAAGATGCCAGAAACCTTGCCCTTGACGAGTTCAAGAACTGGGTCCGCCGTGAGCTGACGCGTGGTGCTATCAAGGAGG CCGACGGCCTCACTAATACTTTGTTGGAAATGCCGCTTGATCAGCCCGATATTATCTCGGACGTTGTGTACAGTTGCGAGTACACTCTGAACGGCAAGGACTTTGCCATGGAGTTTGTGCGCCGCAAGAAGCTGGCGGACAAGGGCATCATCGAGAAGGATTCGACGGCGGCGTCGATGCCCAGCGATGCCAAGATGGTCAGCAACAACGGCTGGAGCGAAgtggccaagaagggcagcagcagtgcgCAGGctgcgaaggaggaggcggcggtgccTGGCTTCCGTGTGGTccccagcaagaagaagggcaagaaatAG